DNA from Chryseomicrobium sp. FSL W7-1435:
AGTTATAGTAGTTGGCTAGTGGAACTAGAACGGGAATGGTCACTTGAGAGGCGACTCAGCGTTCCTTATCTTTACTGTATCGAAGAAGGGAGCATTTGTAAATAAAAAAACAAACTACTCTGACAATTTATTGTGGTGTAGTTCGTACTGCTTATACAAATCTTTCAAAGCGGATTGAAGAGCGCTTCCTGCTTTGCCTAAATAATGTGTTTGGACCGCACGAAGCGGTTCGTCAATACCGTCTTTTAAGCTGTGTCCTCGAAGCAGGTGGTGAACAAAATCTTGTCCATGCTGAGTAGCTAGTGTGCATGAGGCAGTTACAATTACGCTGTATTTGCGGTCAATCTCAGCCGTGATCGTCAATGTTTCATAAAGATTTTGAGCGGCCATTCCAGCTGGCAGTCGGGCGTGTCCTGCAATAAAGACTGTCTTCATAGAAACTCCCCTTGAGTCGTTTTATTCAGTATAACAAATGAACAGCCCCGCCGAGCGAAAGTCTTGAATTCAAATTATCAGCGTGATAGGATAGCCTTTGTGATTACTTTTCGTAACCAAGGAGGAACTTGATATGACAAATGTATTAGTCGTAAAAGCAAACAATCGCCCTGATGGGATTTCAACTAAAATGTATAACACGTTCATGGAAACTGTGAAAGACAATGGAGACATGAATGTGCGTGTTCTAGATGTATTTGAAGAAGATATGCCATACTTTGGTCAAGATCTATTCAATGCATTCGGCAAAATGCAAAATGATGAACAACTGACTGACGTGGAACAGCGTATTTTAGCTGCTAAACAAAAGGCAATGGATGCCGTATCAGAAGCAGATGTGTTAGTATTTGCTTTCCCATTGTGGAACTTGACGATTCCAGCAGCCTTGCAGACATTTATTGATTACATTTATTCTGCAGGCTTTACATTCAAATACGATGCGCATGGAAATCTTGTGCAATTGATGCCA
Protein-coding regions in this window:
- a CDS encoding DUF3870 domain-containing protein: MKTVFIAGHARLPAGMAAQNLYETLTITAEIDRKYSVIVTASCTLATQHGQDFVHHLLRGHSLKDGIDEPLRAVQTHYLGKAGSALQSALKDLYKQYELHHNKLSE
- a CDS encoding FMN-dependent NADH-azoreductase translates to MTNVLVVKANNRPDGISTKMYNTFMETVKDNGDMNVRVLDVFEEDMPYFGQDLFNAFGKMQNDEQLTDVEQRILAAKQKAMDAVSEADVLVFAFPLWNLTIPAALQTFIDYIYSAGFTFKYDAHGNLVQLMPEKKVILLNARGGLYSAPEMAPMEMSYNYMQNVFNGVFGMEIMENVIIEGHNANPQQAQAIIEAGLVRVKEIAQKLVAQYA